One Methylomarinovum tepidoasis DNA window includes the following coding sequences:
- the fliF gene encoding flagellar basal-body MS-ring/collar protein FliF, with translation MELAQTGDGGVPEPAQEQALTAAESRELAPAETGTMDLEAVNPVIRTWRELSWGRRIGLLSVLALVFALGVAVLLWAQRPEYKPLYLDLDEAQAGEILEALERLQADYRIDRRHGTIMVPAGEVHELRLRLAAQGLPHRDEGGFEILEKDPGFGVSRALERARFQHALENEIARSIMTLDGVRAARVHLALPKESVFVRQRKPPSASVLLELAPHHEVGPEQVKAIVHLVSSSVPRLDPQRVTVVDQYGHLLNSPEKKKDDLSLPEKQFEYKRKVEDHLLERLETLLIPLVGRDAMRAQVSADIDFTAVERTEELYNPDLPALRSEQREQKRERYDAVQGVPGALTNQPPAAGTSPEIAKGSGNGEEKQPVEIQDKLVRNYELDRTVSHVRQAMGEIRRLTVAVAVDNIPVTQPDGSVIYRPYTQEELNSLTALVKQAVGYDASRGDRVTVTNIAFHGNSEIAPPPVPLWQQPWVWQLGKYLLALLVILVLVFAVLRPVLRAFLPQPPEEEEGGEEDEGAEEENEEEGTEGDVAVDENGEPLSLEAESEALLLLEGPQSYEKRLEFVRRLIDEDPDRVVQVIKNWIVEDGGN, from the coding sequence ATGGAACTGGCACAAACAGGCGACGGCGGGGTGCCGGAACCGGCTCAGGAGCAGGCACTGACGGCCGCCGAAAGCCGGGAACTGGCGCCGGCGGAAACGGGGACGATGGACCTCGAGGCGGTCAATCCGGTCATCCGTACCTGGCGGGAATTGTCCTGGGGACGGCGCATCGGCCTGCTGAGCGTGCTGGCGCTGGTGTTCGCCCTTGGCGTGGCGGTGCTGCTCTGGGCCCAGCGGCCCGAGTACAAGCCGCTCTATCTGGACCTGGACGAAGCCCAGGCCGGTGAGATTCTCGAGGCCCTCGAGCGCCTGCAGGCCGATTACCGCATCGACCGCCGCCACGGCACCATCATGGTTCCGGCCGGGGAAGTCCACGAGCTGCGGCTGCGCCTGGCGGCGCAGGGGTTGCCGCACCGGGACGAAGGCGGTTTCGAGATTCTGGAGAAGGACCCGGGATTCGGCGTCAGCCGGGCGCTGGAACGGGCCCGGTTTCAACACGCGCTGGAGAACGAGATCGCCCGTTCCATCATGACCCTGGACGGAGTGCGGGCGGCGCGGGTGCACCTGGCCCTGCCCAAGGAATCGGTGTTCGTGCGCCAGCGCAAGCCGCCAAGCGCCTCGGTGTTGCTGGAACTGGCCCCCCATCACGAAGTGGGGCCGGAACAGGTCAAGGCCATCGTCCATCTGGTTTCCTCCAGCGTGCCGCGGCTGGATCCGCAGCGGGTTACGGTGGTGGACCAGTACGGTCACCTGCTCAATTCGCCGGAGAAAAAGAAGGACGACCTGTCCCTGCCGGAAAAACAGTTCGAGTACAAGAGGAAGGTCGAGGATCACCTGCTCGAGCGCCTCGAAACCCTGCTGATCCCTCTTGTGGGGCGGGATGCGATGCGGGCCCAGGTATCCGCCGACATCGACTTTACCGCGGTGGAACGTACCGAGGAACTTTACAATCCCGATCTGCCGGCCCTGCGCAGCGAGCAGCGGGAACAGAAGCGCGAGCGTTACGATGCGGTCCAGGGGGTGCCGGGCGCACTCACCAACCAACCCCCGGCCGCCGGCACCTCACCGGAAATCGCCAAGGGCTCGGGGAACGGGGAGGAAAAACAGCCGGTGGAAATTCAGGACAAGCTGGTGCGCAACTACGAGCTGGACCGCACCGTCAGTCACGTGCGTCAGGCGATGGGGGAAATCCGCCGTCTGACGGTGGCGGTGGCGGTGGACAACATCCCCGTCACCCAGCCGGACGGCAGCGTGATCTACCGTCCCTACACCCAGGAAGAGCTCAACAGCTTGACCGCACTGGTGAAGCAGGCGGTGGGTTACGACGCCAGCCGGGGCGACCGGGTGACGGTGACCAACATCGCCTTCCACGGCAATTCCGAAATCGCCCCGCCGCCGGTGCCCTTGTGGCAGCAGCCTTGGGTCTGGCAACTGGGCAAGTATCTGCTGGCCCTGTTGGTCATCCTGGTCCTGGTGTTCGCGGTGTTGCGCCCGGTGCTGCGGGCCTTCCTGCCGCAGCCGCCGGAAGAAGAGGAAGGCGGGGAAGAAGATGAGGGCGCCGAAGAAGAAAACGAAGAGGAAGGCACCGAAGGGGACGTGGCCGTCGACGAAAACGGCGAGCCCCTGTCCCTGGAGGCCGAAAGTGAGGCGCTGTTGCTTCTGGAGGGTCCCCAGAGCTACGAGAAGCGTCTGGAGTTCGTGCGCCGCCTGATCGACGAGGACCCGGATCGGGTGGTGCAGGTCATCAAGAATTGGATTGTGGAAGATGGCGGCAATTGA
- the fliG gene encoding flagellar motor switch protein FliG, with amino-acid sequence MAAIDDLSGTDRAGLLLLAVGQKHAAAVLKHLEPKEVQLLGMSMASLENIRGEMVEAVVEQFLEQIRDQTALGLNSDDYIRQVLTDALGEDRAGTVIDRILLSRNSRGIEQLKWMEPRAIAELIRLEHPQIIAIILSMLDPPLAAAVLGFLPEMMRPDIVMRIASLEAVQPDALKELDAIMEKQLSGKTMKSSTIGGIDRAAEILNMTESVVEAQIMEQMEDKAPDLAQLIQDKMFVFDDLAKLDDRSIQTLLRDVSTDTLLLALRGADEALKEKIFANMSRRAAEMLRDDLEAAPPAKLSEVEAAQKEILQIARRLADAGEIALGGGGDELI; translated from the coding sequence ATGGCGGCAATTGACGATCTGAGCGGCACCGACCGAGCCGGCCTGCTGCTGCTGGCGGTGGGACAGAAACACGCCGCGGCCGTGCTCAAACATCTGGAGCCCAAGGAGGTGCAACTGCTGGGGATGTCCATGGCGAGTCTGGAAAACATTCGCGGTGAAATGGTCGAGGCAGTGGTGGAGCAGTTCCTCGAGCAGATCCGTGACCAGACTGCGCTGGGACTCAATTCTGACGATTACATCCGCCAGGTGCTGACCGATGCGCTGGGTGAGGACCGGGCCGGCACCGTCATCGACCGGATTCTCCTCAGCCGCAACAGCCGTGGCATTGAACAGCTCAAATGGATGGAGCCTCGCGCCATTGCCGAACTGATCCGCCTGGAACACCCGCAGATCATCGCCATCATCCTGTCGATGCTCGATCCACCCCTGGCGGCGGCGGTACTCGGATTTCTGCCGGAAATGATGCGTCCCGACATCGTCATGCGCATCGCTTCGCTGGAAGCGGTGCAGCCGGACGCCCTCAAAGAACTGGATGCGATCATGGAGAAACAGCTGTCGGGCAAGACCATGAAGTCTTCTACGATCGGCGGCATCGATCGGGCCGCTGAAATCCTCAACATGACCGAAAGCGTCGTCGAAGCCCAGATCATGGAACAGATGGAGGACAAAGCCCCGGATCTGGCCCAATTGATCCAGGACAAGATGTTCGTTTTCGACGACCTGGCCAAGCTTGACGACCGCAGCATCCAGACATTACTGCGCGACGTTTCCACCGATACCCTGTTGCTGGCTCTGCGCGGCGCCGACGAGGCACTCAAGGAAAAAATCTTCGCCAACATGTCGCGGCGGGCGGCGGAGATGCTGCGTGACGATCTGGAAGCGGCGCCGCCGGCCAAGCTCAGCGAAGTGGAAGCGGCCCAGAAGGAAATCCTGCAGATCGCTCGCAGGTTGGCCGATGCGGGTGAGATCGCCTTAGGCGGAGGCGGCGATGAACTCATCTGA
- the fliE gene encoding flagellar hook-basal body complex protein FliE, with amino-acid sequence MSQMNVNEVLAQMRVQQGQATQQKRGEETPATDFAALLKNSIDTVNETQQQASELARAFETGETDVPLAEVMVSLQKASVSFQAMVEVRNKLVEAYKDIMNMQM; translated from the coding sequence ATGAGTCAGATGAATGTCAACGAAGTTCTGGCGCAGATGCGGGTGCAGCAGGGTCAGGCCACCCAGCAGAAGCGCGGCGAGGAAACCCCGGCCACCGATTTTGCCGCTTTGCTGAAGAATTCCATCGACACCGTCAACGAAACCCAGCAGCAGGCCAGCGAACTGGCCAGGGCCTTCGAAACCGGGGAGACCGACGTGCCCCTGGCCGAGGTGATGGTGTCGTTGCAGAAGGCGAGTGTTTCCTTCCAGGCGATGGTGGAAGTTCGCAACAAGCTGGTCGAGGCCTACAAAGACATCATGAACATGCAGATGTGA
- the fliJ gene encoding flagellar export protein FliJ — MNRSHRLQPVKEFIRRQEDEVAKAMNRAAEELRQAQAQLEALQQFRRQYSGELPRQGGAVRGALLHEYRAFLANLGRAIQEQEEKLVRLRQRHAELERSWRQVHCRHRGVEKFQHKLERQEIHALERRLQNELDDRSASRFRKPKPKW, encoded by the coding sequence ATGAACCGTAGCCACCGCCTGCAACCGGTCAAGGAATTCATCCGCCGTCAGGAGGACGAAGTGGCCAAGGCCATGAATCGGGCCGCCGAGGAATTGCGCCAGGCCCAGGCCCAGCTGGAGGCATTGCAGCAGTTCCGGCGCCAGTACAGCGGCGAGCTGCCCCGGCAGGGAGGCGCCGTGCGAGGGGCGCTGTTGCACGAGTACCGCGCCTTCCTGGCCAATCTCGGGCGTGCGATTCAGGAACAGGAGGAAAAACTGGTCCGCCTGCGGCAACGGCATGCCGAACTGGAACGCAGCTGGCGTCAGGTCCATTGCCGCCATCGGGGCGTCGAGAAGTTTCAGCACAAACTCGAACGCCAGGAAATCCACGCGCTGGAGCGACGGTTGCAGAACGAGCTGGATGACCGGAGCGCCAGCCGGTTTCGCAAACCGAAGCCGAAATGGTGA
- a CDS encoding flagellar hook-length control protein FliK — MLQLDASGLLASLVSGLMPETGGLAAGGQETPADGFRQLLLDHLEEIVASVQEGQPGLDNPNLQSWLQDFGVPAEELQQPDFLAQLDALRHYLEALIPQAQTPAEVTVPGERTLGEWFSDKDTDENQDGDVLSDTVADSIPLPLEAVRDDGLEAVRFVAFESEERETATVDVESEDATSRSPVPEVAAAMPMPLSSGEDARSEPEAPVRMNQVSSLTVTMEPAGREVEHSAMGDDSQPSVAPPGQSDMEGGTMPFRLPLEGQIPRSPLPGGQAFAPPADIVVDRPVGHPGWGDELGERLVWMADRSLQVAELRVHPRHLGPVEVRIQIQDDQTHIQFNAQHAVVREAIEAALPRLREALAAQQMTLGQVEVSADAWQGQEQSPAQQDTSRHHDRRSEALTAMGSGEESLQANEDAPKAMGNRLVSLYA; from the coding sequence ATGCTACAGCTTGACGCAAGCGGTCTGCTGGCTTCCCTGGTTTCCGGCCTGATGCCGGAGACAGGTGGCCTTGCAGCCGGGGGACAGGAGACGCCGGCGGACGGGTTCCGGCAATTGCTGCTGGACCATCTTGAAGAGATCGTGGCATCGGTGCAGGAAGGCCAGCCGGGGCTGGACAATCCGAATCTGCAATCGTGGTTGCAGGATTTTGGAGTTCCCGCCGAAGAACTGCAACAGCCGGATTTTCTCGCCCAGCTCGATGCGCTGCGGCATTATCTGGAAGCGCTGATACCGCAGGCGCAAACACCTGCCGAGGTGACAGTGCCAGGAGAGAGGACGCTTGGCGAATGGTTCTCGGACAAGGATACAGATGAAAACCAGGACGGTGACGTCCTGAGCGATACCGTTGCGGATTCGATTCCCCTGCCGCTCGAGGCGGTCCGGGACGACGGGCTGGAGGCGGTGCGGTTCGTCGCTTTCGAGTCTGAGGAGAGGGAAACGGCGACCGTCGATGTGGAAAGTGAAGACGCCACGAGCCGGAGTCCTGTTCCGGAGGTTGCCGCGGCGATGCCGATGCCGCTGTCTTCCGGGGAGGATGCTCGATCCGAACCCGAAGCCCCGGTCAGAATGAACCAAGTGTCGTCGCTGACCGTCACTATGGAGCCTGCCGGAAGGGAAGTGGAACACAGCGCTATGGGCGATGACAGCCAGCCTTCCGTGGCGCCGCCCGGGCAGTCGGATATGGAGGGCGGGACGATGCCTTTCCGGTTGCCGCTGGAGGGACAGATACCACGTTCCCCGCTGCCGGGCGGACAGGCATTCGCCCCGCCGGCCGATATCGTCGTCGATCGCCCGGTGGGCCATCCGGGATGGGGCGACGAGCTGGGCGAACGTCTGGTATGGATGGCGGACCGCTCGCTGCAGGTTGCCGAACTACGGGTTCATCCCCGGCATCTGGGGCCGGTGGAGGTCCGGATTCAGATTCAGGACGATCAGACCCACATTCAGTTCAACGCCCAACATGCCGTCGTCCGCGAGGCCATCGAGGCGGCATTGCCGCGCCTGCGGGAAGCGTTGGCTGCCCAACAGATGACCTTGGGCCAGGTAGAAGTCAGCGCCGATGCCTGGCAGGGGCAGGAGCAGTCACCGGCGCAACAGGATACCTCCCGGCACCATGACCGCCGTTCTGAGGCATTGACGGCGATGGGCAGCGGTGAGGAATCGCTTCAGGCGAATGAGGATGCCCCGAAGGCGATGGGAAACCGGCTCGTCAGTCTCTATGCCTGA
- the fliH gene encoding flagellar assembly protein FliH yields MNSSDTEAFSPEELAQASPWQLPEVDGEGDFAEALAKDLADTAAAETPDPEPPPVPTAEELEAMQRQAFEEAATAGREAGYREGFDKGSQEGYKEGYDKGFQQGYREGREKGEREGREAARAEMEKVLAEEAGYLKDVMDCLSQPLAQLDEEVERELVTLAMAVARQLVRRELKADPGQIVAVVREALSLLPLSQRTVTLAMHPDDAERVRQALRLDQVRVPWEIVEDPLITRGGCRVETDVSRIDATVETRLAAAIATALGGERIEDQPKEKQA; encoded by the coding sequence ATGAACTCATCTGACACCGAAGCTTTCTCTCCCGAGGAGCTGGCGCAGGCATCCCCCTGGCAACTGCCGGAAGTGGATGGTGAAGGCGACTTCGCCGAAGCCTTGGCCAAGGACCTGGCGGACACCGCTGCGGCGGAGACGCCGGATCCTGAGCCCCCGCCGGTGCCGACCGCCGAGGAACTGGAGGCGATGCAGCGCCAGGCGTTCGAGGAGGCAGCAACGGCCGGGCGCGAAGCCGGTTACCGCGAAGGTTTCGACAAGGGCAGTCAGGAAGGCTACAAGGAGGGCTACGACAAGGGGTTTCAGCAGGGTTACCGGGAAGGCCGGGAGAAGGGAGAGCGCGAAGGTCGGGAAGCCGCCCGCGCCGAAATGGAGAAGGTCCTGGCGGAGGAAGCCGGTTACCTGAAAGATGTGATGGACTGCCTGAGTCAGCCGCTGGCGCAATTGGACGAGGAGGTGGAGCGGGAACTGGTCACCCTGGCGATGGCAGTGGCCAGACAGCTGGTGCGCCGTGAGTTGAAGGCCGATCCGGGCCAGATCGTCGCCGTGGTGCGCGAGGCGCTATCCCTGTTGCCGTTGTCGCAGCGCACCGTCACCCTGGCGATGCATCCCGACGATGCCGAACGGGTGCGCCAGGCCCTGCGTCTCGATCAGGTGCGGGTGCCGTGGGAGATCGTCGAGGACCCGCTGATCACGCGTGGCGGGTGCCGGGTGGAGACGGATGTTTCCCGCATCGACGCCACCGTCGAAACCCGTCTGGCGGCGGCCATCGCCACCGCACTGGGCGGGGAACGGATCGAAGACCAGCCCAAGGAGAAGCAGGCATGA
- a CDS encoding sigma-54-dependent transcriptional regulator: MSDWDVLIVEDDQALCEALRETLTLSGWRVATAADGVEALACLERGPVRLVISDIKMARMDGRALLENIRRRWPDLPVLLMTAYGTIEQAVEVIRAGANDYLVKPFEAAVLVEQVKRYLALATHAHQEAVKSPAMRRVYELAQRVAPTDASVLILGESGSGKEVIARYLHRHSRRSRGPFLAINCAAIPEQMLEAELFGYEKGAFTGAIQATPGKFELAQGGTLLLDEISEMAPSLQVKLLRVLQEREVMRLGGRRTLKLDVRILATSNRNLREEVNAGRFREDLFYRVNVFPLSLPPLRERREDIPALAQALLARHAGGKSLPQLNAAALAKLQHYHWPGNVRELENVIQRALILAGGGEIGPEALVFDDGEVLTPLPPASDSRPARLDEGLRSMEEQIILETLKQENGSRASTAKRLGISPRTLRYKLAKMREAGIPLPC; encoded by the coding sequence ATGTCTGACTGGGATGTATTGATTGTCGAAGACGACCAGGCACTGTGCGAAGCGCTTCGGGAAACCCTGACGCTTTCAGGATGGCGGGTCGCCACCGCTGCGGACGGCGTCGAGGCCCTGGCGTGTCTGGAACGCGGGCCGGTGCGTCTGGTGATCAGCGACATCAAGATGGCGCGCATGGACGGCCGCGCCCTGTTGGAGAACATCCGGCGCCGCTGGCCGGACCTGCCGGTGCTGCTGATGACCGCCTACGGCACCATCGAGCAGGCGGTGGAAGTGATCCGTGCCGGGGCCAACGATTACCTGGTCAAGCCGTTCGAGGCCGCGGTGCTGGTGGAACAGGTCAAGCGATATCTGGCCCTGGCGACCCACGCCCATCAGGAGGCGGTGAAGTCGCCGGCCATGCGCCGGGTCTACGAACTGGCCCAGCGGGTCGCGCCCACCGACGCCAGCGTCCTCATCCTCGGGGAATCCGGCAGCGGCAAGGAGGTCATCGCCCGTTATCTGCACCGCCATTCCCGGCGCAGCCGTGGACCTTTCCTTGCCATCAACTGCGCCGCGATTCCGGAGCAGATGCTGGAGGCGGAGCTGTTCGGTTACGAAAAAGGCGCTTTCACCGGCGCGATCCAGGCCACCCCGGGCAAGTTCGAACTGGCCCAGGGCGGCACCCTGCTGCTGGACGAGATCTCCGAGATGGCCCCGTCGCTGCAGGTCAAGCTCCTGCGGGTGTTGCAGGAGCGGGAGGTGATGCGCCTCGGCGGCCGCCGCACCCTGAAGCTTGACGTGCGCATCCTCGCCACCAGCAACCGCAATCTGCGTGAGGAGGTCAACGCCGGCCGCTTCCGGGAAGATCTGTTCTACCGCGTCAACGTGTTCCCCCTGTCGCTGCCGCCGCTGCGGGAGCGCCGTGAAGACATCCCGGCGCTGGCACAGGCGCTGCTGGCGCGGCATGCCGGCGGCAAATCCCTGCCGCAGCTGAACGCCGCCGCCCTGGCCAAGCTGCAGCATTATCACTGGCCCGGCAACGTCCGCGAGTTGGAAAACGTGATCCAGCGGGCGCTGATTCTGGCGGGTGGCGGGGAAATCGGCCCCGAGGCGCTGGTGTTCGACGACGGCGAAGTTCTGACGCCGCTGCCGCCGGCGTCGGATTCCCGTCCGGCACGTCTGGACGAGGGGCTGCGTTCGATGGAGGAGCAGATCATCCTCGAAACCCTGAAGCAGGAAAACGGCAGCCGCGCCTCCACTGCCAAGCGCCTGGGGATCAGCCCGAGGACGTTGCGGTACAAGCTGGCCAAGATGCGTGAAGCGGGGATCCCGCTGCCTTGCTGA
- a CDS encoding argininosuccinate synthase, with translation MSTSINKVVLAYSGGLDTSVILKWLQETYGCEVVTFTADIGQGEELEPAREKAKALGVKEIYIDDLREEFVRDFVFPMFRANTTYEGEYLLGTSIARPLIAKRLIEIAEETGADAVSHGATGKGNDQVRFELGAYALKPDIKIIAPWREWDLNSREKLLAYAEAHGIPVEMKRGKASPYSMDANLLHISYEGGILEDPWAEPEEDMWRWTVAPEKAPDRPRYLELTFERGDAVAIDGQPLSPARLLEQLNRIGSEHGVGRLDLVENRYVGMKSRGCYETPGGTILLKAHRAIESITLDREVAHLKDELMPRYATLIYNGYWWSPERKMLQEMIDASQAGVNGVVRLKLYKGNVTVVGRKSENSLFDPTIATFEDDAGAYDQKDAEGFIKLNALRLRIAARKGQLKF, from the coding sequence ATGTCGACGTCCATCAACAAAGTCGTGCTGGCCTATTCCGGCGGTCTGGATACCTCGGTCATCCTCAAGTGGCTGCAGGAAACCTACGGTTGCGAGGTGGTGACCTTCACTGCCGATATCGGTCAGGGCGAGGAACTGGAACCGGCGCGGGAGAAGGCCAAGGCGCTGGGAGTGAAGGAGATTTACATCGACGATCTGCGCGAGGAGTTCGTGCGCGATTTCGTCTTCCCCATGTTCCGCGCCAACACCACCTACGAAGGGGAATACCTGCTCGGCACCTCCATCGCCCGCCCTTTGATCGCCAAGCGCCTGATCGAAATCGCCGAAGAAACCGGTGCCGATGCCGTCTCCCACGGTGCCACCGGCAAGGGCAACGATCAGGTCCGCTTCGAACTGGGCGCCTACGCGCTGAAACCGGACATCAAGATCATCGCCCCCTGGCGTGAATGGGACCTCAACTCCCGGGAAAAGCTGTTGGCCTATGCCGAGGCCCACGGCATTCCGGTGGAAATGAAACGGGGCAAGGCTTCCCCTTATTCGATGGACGCTAACCTGCTGCACATTTCCTACGAAGGCGGCATTCTCGAAGATCCCTGGGCCGAGCCGGAGGAAGACATGTGGCGCTGGACGGTGGCGCCGGAGAAGGCGCCGGACCGGCCGCGCTATCTGGAATTGACCTTCGAGCGCGGCGATGCGGTCGCCATCGACGGCCAGCCTTTGTCTCCAGCTCGGTTGTTGGAGCAGCTCAACCGTATTGGTTCCGAGCACGGCGTCGGCCGCCTCGATCTGGTGGAAAACCGCTATGTGGGGATGAAATCGCGGGGTTGCTACGAAACCCCTGGCGGGACGATCCTGCTCAAGGCCCACCGGGCCATCGAGTCGATCACTCTGGACCGGGAGGTGGCCCATCTCAAGGACGAGTTGATGCCCCGCTACGCCACGTTGATCTACAACGGTTACTGGTGGAGCCCGGAGCGCAAGATGCTGCAGGAGATGATCGACGCCTCTCAGGCCGGCGTCAACGGCGTGGTCCGGCTCAAGCTATACAAGGGCAACGTCACCGTGGTCGGGCGCAAGTCGGAAAACAGCCTCTTCGATCCCACCATCGCCACCTTCGAGGACGACGCCGGCGCTTACGATCAGAAGGATGCCGAAGGCTTCATCAAGCTCAACGCTCTGCGGCTTCGGATCGCGGCGCGCAAGGGCCAGCTCAAGTTCTGA
- the fliI gene encoding flagellar protein export ATPase FliI, translating to MNRPAADRNGLWRQRLARYRQRLGQPPPLQVEGRLARMVGLTLEAVGCQAPVGGKCWVETSGRERIEAEVVGFAQEHLYLMPVGDVYGLEPGCRVIPTGGVSAAWVGRGLLGRVLDGSGRPIDGKGPLTCETSRPLQGRPLNPLLRQPVVEPLDVGVRAINALLTIGCGQRMGLFAGTGVGKSVLLGMMTRYTNADVVVVGLIGERGREVNDFVHKILGPDGLARAVVVAAPADQPPLTRLHGAMLATTIAEHFRDQGMNVLLLMDSLTRYAQAQREIALAIDEPPATKGYPPSVFAKLPRLVERAGCGERGTGSITAFYTVLAEGDDTNDPIADAARGVLDGHIVLSRELAEAGHYPAIDIESSISRVMADIVPENQLTLARRLKQIYSLYQRNRDLITLGAYQAGSDPRIDQAIALQPKIAEFLQQGMNEAVDLKTSVQSLEALMGEA from the coding sequence ATGAACCGCCCCGCCGCCGATCGCAACGGCCTCTGGCGGCAGCGCCTGGCGCGCTATCGCCAGCGCCTGGGACAGCCGCCGCCGTTGCAGGTGGAAGGCCGTCTGGCGCGCATGGTGGGGCTGACCCTGGAGGCGGTCGGCTGCCAAGCGCCGGTGGGAGGCAAGTGCTGGGTGGAAACCAGCGGCCGCGAGCGTATCGAGGCCGAGGTGGTGGGCTTCGCCCAGGAACACCTGTACCTGATGCCGGTGGGGGACGTTTACGGACTGGAACCCGGTTGCCGGGTCATTCCCACCGGTGGGGTCAGCGCTGCCTGGGTCGGCAGGGGACTGCTGGGGCGGGTGCTGGATGGGAGCGGCCGGCCCATCGACGGCAAGGGACCGCTTACCTGCGAAACCAGCCGGCCGTTGCAGGGGCGTCCCCTCAATCCGTTGCTGCGCCAGCCGGTGGTCGAGCCGCTCGATGTCGGCGTGCGGGCCATCAACGCCCTGCTCACCATCGGCTGCGGCCAGCGCATGGGGCTGTTCGCCGGTACCGGGGTGGGCAAGAGCGTGCTTTTGGGGATGATGACCCGCTACACCAACGCCGACGTGGTGGTGGTCGGCCTGATCGGCGAACGGGGCCGGGAGGTCAACGATTTCGTCCACAAGATCCTGGGGCCTGACGGCCTGGCGCGGGCGGTGGTGGTGGCGGCGCCGGCGGACCAGCCGCCGCTGACACGGCTTCACGGGGCGATGCTGGCGACCACCATCGCCGAGCATTTCCGCGATCAGGGCATGAACGTGCTGCTGTTGATGGATTCTTTGACCCGTTACGCCCAAGCTCAGCGGGAAATTGCCCTGGCCATCGACGAGCCGCCGGCCACCAAGGGGTATCCGCCATCGGTGTTCGCCAAACTGCCGCGGTTGGTGGAACGGGCCGGCTGTGGGGAGCGGGGAACCGGTTCCATCACCGCCTTTTACACCGTGCTCGCCGAGGGCGATGACACCAACGATCCCATCGCCGACGCCGCCCGGGGGGTTCTTGACGGCCATATCGTTCTGTCGCGGGAGCTGGCCGAGGCCGGCCATTATCCCGCCATCGACATCGAAAGCTCCATCAGCCGGGTGATGGCCGACATCGTGCCGGAGAACCAACTGACACTGGCCCGCCGCCTCAAGCAGATCTATTCCCTGTATCAGCGCAACCGCGATCTGATCACCCTGGGCGCTTATCAGGCCGGCTCCGATCCCCGCATCGACCAGGCCATCGCCCTGCAGCCGAAGATCGCCGAATTTCTCCAGCAGGGGATGAACGAAGCGGTGGACCTCAAAACCAGCGTTCAGAGCTTGGAAGCTCTGATGGGCGAAGCATGA